GGCACGCCGGCCGCCCGGCCCATCGGCCGGATCAGCGCCGCCGAGCTGGGCGAGTACGCCGCCGCCGGGCATTTCGGCGGTGGCAGCATGGGGCCGAAGGTGCAGGCCGCGCTGCGGTTCGTGGCGGCGGGGGGCGAACGGGCGGTCATCACCGCGCTGGACCGGCTGGAGTCCGGGCTGGCCGGCGCGGCGGGGACCGTCGTCGAGCCGTGAGACCGGCGGCCGGGACCGGCCGCCGCAACGAGGGAGCGGTGCGGCCGGGCGGCGGCGACGGGTGCCCGGTGTCCGAGACCGATGCAGAAGAAGACGACCGACGAAGAGAGGGGGCCGCAGGTGCCCAGGCCGATTGAGGTCCACAAGGTAGCGATCGAAAGCGTCACGGACGCCTCAGGGCTCGCCAGGCTGATCGACGACGGCGTGTTCGCCGCCGACGACGTGCTCGCCGTGATCGGCAAGACCGAAGGCAACGGCGGGGTCAACGACTACACCCGCATCCTGGCCGACCGGGCGTTCCGCGAGGTGCTGGTGGCCAAGGGCAGCCGCAGCGACGCCGAGGCCAAGGAGGTGCCGCTGGTGTGGTCCGGCGGCACCGACGGCGTCATCTCGCCGCACGCCACGATCTTCGCCCACGCCCCCGAGGGCCGCTACGCGCCCGACGACGAGCCGCGCGTCACGGCCGGCGTCGCCATGAGCGAGGCCATCCTGCCCGAGGACATCGGCCGGCCCGAGATGGTGCGCAAGGTCGCCGACGGCGTGCGCAAGGCCATGGAGATCGCCGGGATCACCGACCCCGCCGACGTCCACTACGTGCAGACCAAGACGCCGCTGCTGGTGCTGGAGACGATCAACGACGCCAAGTCCCGGGGCCACGACGTCTTCACCGAGGACACCCTGAAGTCCATGGACGTCTCCAACTCCACGACCGCGCTGGGCATCGCCACCGCGCTCGGGGAGATCGAGGAGCCCAAGGCCGAGCAGATCCACTCCGACCTGTCGCTGTACTCCTCGGTGGCCTCCTGCTCCTCGGGCGTGGAGCTGGACCGGGCCCAGATCGTGGTGGTCGGCAACGCCCGCGGCGTCGGCGGGCGCTTCAGGATCGGCCACGGCGTCATGCGCGACGCCCTGGACTCCGACGGGATCTGGACGGCCATCCGCTCGGCAGGCCTGGACCTGCCCGAACGGCCGCACCCCGACGACCTGGGCGACGCGCTGGTCAACGTGTTCCTCAAGTGCGAGGCCGACCCGACCGGCCGGGTGCGCGGACGCCGCAACATCATGCTGGACGACTCCGACGTGCACTGGCACCGCCAGATCAAGGCGACCGTGGGCGGGGTGACCGCCGCGGTCACCGGCGACCCGGCGGTGTTCGTCTCGGTGGCGGCCGTGCACCAGGGGCCCTCCGGCGGCGGCCCGGTGGCGGCCGTGGTGGACCTCGGCGCCTGAGTCCGACCGCTCCGCGGCCCCCGGCGACCCGGTCGCCGGGGGCCGCGCCATGCCCCGGGCCACCTGCGCCGAAACCCGCAATTCCAGGGATGTTCTCCGGTATGCAATTGCCCTGGGGCCCGATAGGGTTCGGGAATCCGCGTTTGAAAACAATGGTCCGGTAATGCCCCGGCATTGCCACGACCGAGGCTCGGCTCATACGGCAGGGAAAGAGTCCGACGTGGCCCATGAACTCGGCGCACAGGAGAAGATCACCTACGGCCGGAACGACCGGTTCGAAGGCGGCCCGGTCGGAGGGGGCCGGTTCTGGCTGGACGAGCAGGGAAGACCCGTGGCCAAGATCGGGGGCCCGCCGGACTGGCAGCCCGAGGTCATGATCGACGTGCGCATCGGCGACACCTTCGCCGTGGGCGGGCAGACCTGGCGGATCACCGACATCGTCGACGCCGAGTCCCCCAAGGCCTACCTGCTGGCGGTCCGGGTCGGCTGATCCGGCGCCGGACGCGGATGCTGTCCCGCCGCGCTCCCGCCCGCCGATCTTGGCCTTGAGTTTCAACCTCGGCCATCGGGGGCCGTGAAGCCTCAGCCCAAGGAGGGATCCGCGATGACTGGGCGATCCTCTCGCGTGGCCGAAGGCCCGTAGACGGAAATCGTCCACCCGCGCGCCGTCCCTCCTGGGGCGGGCCTGGCCGATCTCCTGGGTCGAGGTCGGCCAGGCCGCCCGACCCGGTGTGGCCGAACGCGCCCCGGTCTCCTGGGCGGCGGTCCCGCGTGCGCAGAACGCAGCGGAGCGCTGCGCTGACCCTGCGAATCGAGACGCTTCGGTTACGTGGAACACGTTCCCGCCGAGACCTTCCCGCCGCTACCTTCGATGCTGGTCGGAGGCTGTTCCGCGCTCCCGCTGCGCCGGACCCGGCGCCCGCACCGGCCCCTTCCCGCGGTCGGCCGGAGCGCCGCGACCGGTCCCAGGGGCTGTCCCCCGTCCCTGGGGCCGTGTCACCGGCCGCGTCGCGCGACCGGTGGGTGCGGGCGGGGCGTGTCCCCGTGTGGGTTAGGTTCTTCGCATGGGCATTCGGCATATCGCGCTGTTCCGCTGGATCGAGGGCACCACGCCCGAGCAGGTCGAGGCGGTCGAGGAGAGGCTGACCAAACTGCCGGGACTGATCCCGCAGCTCAAGGCGTACGCCTTCGGCGCAGATCTGAGGATCGGTTCGGGCAACTACGACTTCGCGGTCAGCGCGGACGTGGCGGGGGAGTCGGACTTCATCGCCTACCGCGACCACCCCGAGCACCAGGCGGTGCTGGCCGTCATCAGGCCGATGCTCGCCGACCGCGCGGCGGTGCAGTTCAACATCGCGGACTAGTGTTCTACTGAGGTTTGCGGAAGTCGCGCGGGGTGGGATGGCGGGGAGGCTGCGGCGGGAGCGCGGCCCCTTTCCTCGGGCGGGATGCTTTATCGCCGCCGGTGGGCCGCGCCCCGCCGCCGAAGCAGACGGCAAAGGTGTGCGCGAACCCGCGCCACCGCTTCGGCCGGGAGGCGCGGCCCCACGCCGGGCTCACCGGTGAAGGACGCGCCAAGAGGGCCGCACTCTCCCGGCGACCTCCCGCAGAACCGTCCCTGCACCTAAAAGGCCCGCTCGACTTCTGCAAGCCTCAATAGATCCTGTTCTCATTTATCGGGCGCCCGGTGCCGGAGACGGCTCGGGCGCCTTTGCCGTTTCCGGTAAATACTTATGTTCTCAGGGGGATCCGAGGCGGACCCG
This sequence is a window from Spinactinospora alkalitolerans. Protein-coding genes within it:
- a CDS encoding DUF6406 domain-containing protein encodes the protein MAHELGAQEKITYGRNDRFEGGPVGGGRFWLDEQGRPVAKIGGPPDWQPEVMIDVRIGDTFAVGGQTWRITDIVDAESPKAYLLAVRVG
- the atzD gene encoding cyanuric acid amidohydrolase, producing MPRPIEVHKVAIESVTDASGLARLIDDGVFAADDVLAVIGKTEGNGGVNDYTRILADRAFREVLVAKGSRSDAEAKEVPLVWSGGTDGVISPHATIFAHAPEGRYAPDDEPRVTAGVAMSEAILPEDIGRPEMVRKVADGVRKAMEIAGITDPADVHYVQTKTPLLVLETINDAKSRGHDVFTEDTLKSMDVSNSTTALGIATALGEIEEPKAEQIHSDLSLYSSVASCSSGVELDRAQIVVVGNARGVGGRFRIGHGVMRDALDSDGIWTAIRSAGLDLPERPHPDDLGDALVNVFLKCEADPTGRVRGRRNIMLDDSDVHWHRQIKATVGGVTAAVTGDPAVFVSVAAVHQGPSGGGPVAAVVDLGA
- a CDS encoding Dabb family protein; amino-acid sequence: MGIRHIALFRWIEGTTPEQVEAVEERLTKLPGLIPQLKAYAFGADLRIGSGNYDFAVSADVAGESDFIAYRDHPEHQAVLAVIRPMLADRAAVQFNIAD